The proteins below come from a single Edaphobacter acidisoli genomic window:
- a CDS encoding IclR family transcriptional regulator gives MPAKNHIDLVVKTLNVLESLAQSEHGKALKEVAAEVGLVKSSVFRILFTLKQAGYVEQPEANGVYRLTLKTAGLTRRNSERMGFVTVARPHLTRLRDELDESVALAERRDRSIVLIDVLETSHPLRLTFHIGDHCPIHATAMGKAVAAFLSTREVTALLDKSELPQYTQNTNTRVRDLKADLGRVHKLGYSVNDEETVSGAVVIGAPIFDSKKSVCGALSVNTPTVRCSATKKKRLIAAVIDAGNQISADLSDIGFVR, from the coding sequence AAATCATATCGATCTTGTGGTGAAGACATTGAACGTGCTCGAGTCGCTTGCGCAGAGTGAGCACGGGAAGGCTCTCAAGGAAGTAGCAGCAGAGGTAGGCCTGGTGAAGAGCTCCGTCTTCCGTATTCTTTTCACCTTGAAACAGGCTGGCTATGTGGAACAGCCGGAAGCAAACGGCGTATATCGCCTGACGCTGAAGACGGCGGGCCTGACGCGGAGAAACAGTGAGCGGATGGGCTTTGTCACGGTGGCTCGTCCGCACCTGACCCGACTGCGTGATGAACTGGATGAGTCTGTAGCGCTGGCCGAGCGACGCGATCGCTCCATCGTGCTCATCGATGTTCTGGAGACTTCACATCCCCTGCGGCTCACATTCCACATCGGCGATCACTGCCCAATTCATGCGACTGCGATGGGCAAGGCAGTCGCTGCTTTTCTGTCTACGAGAGAGGTCACCGCATTGCTCGACAAATCCGAGTTGCCCCAGTACACGCAGAACACCAACACCCGGGTGCGCGACCTGAAAGCCGATCTAGGACGAGTGCACAAGCTGGGCTACTCGGTGAACGACGAAGAGACCGTGTCCGGTGCGGTAGTAATCGGGGCGCCGATCTTCGATTCGAAGAAGAGCGTCTGTGGCGCCCTGAGTGTGAATACGCCTACAGTCCGTTGCTCCGCTACAAAAAAGAAGCGTTTGATTGCAGCGGTGATTGATGCCGGCAACCAGATATCCGCCGACCTTTCCGATATTGGTTTTGTACGTTAG